A genomic segment from Magnetococcales bacterium encodes:
- a CDS encoding phospho-N-acetylmuramoyl-pentapeptide-transferase, with product MFYNLLYPLSSHWNALNLFQYITFRTIGATLTALLLSFLLGPKLIRTLQVLQGKGGGQPIRDDGPQRHLLEKKGTPTMGGTLIILCIAGPVLLWADLTNVYIWVVLLTTLCFGLIGFWDDAVKLIKRNSKGVPGRTRFLLQTGISLIVAYVLLHYYPGHRNPMGILSFPFFKYIYLNLGWFYYPFVILVVVGTSNAVNLTDGLDGLAIGPAMLTAASFAVIAYMTGHVHFANYLGIRYVAGAGELTVFCGAMVGAALGFLWFNTYPAQVFMGDVGALALGAALGCIGLITQHEIVLMVVGGIFVIETLSVIVQVASFKLVGKRVFRMAPIHHHFELKGWAEPKIIVRFWIISIILALVGLSTLKIR from the coding sequence ATGTTCTACAATCTGCTTTATCCCTTAAGCAGCCACTGGAACGCTCTCAACCTGTTCCAGTACATCACCTTCCGCACCATCGGGGCCACCCTGACGGCGCTGCTGCTCTCCTTCCTCCTCGGTCCGAAGCTGATTCGCACCCTGCAGGTACTCCAGGGCAAGGGGGGCGGGCAGCCCATTCGCGACGACGGGCCGCAACGCCACCTTCTGGAGAAAAAGGGCACCCCCACCATGGGCGGCACCCTCATCATCCTCTGCATCGCCGGGCCGGTGCTGCTCTGGGCCGACCTGACCAACGTCTACATCTGGGTCGTGCTGCTGACCACCCTCTGTTTCGGCCTCATCGGTTTCTGGGACGACGCCGTCAAACTGATCAAACGCAACAGCAAAGGCGTTCCCGGTCGCACCCGCTTCCTGCTGCAAACCGGCATCTCCCTGATCGTGGCCTATGTGCTGCTGCACTACTACCCCGGTCACCGAAACCCCATGGGCATTCTGAGTTTTCCCTTCTTCAAATACATCTATCTGAATCTGGGCTGGTTTTACTATCCCTTCGTGATCCTCGTGGTGGTGGGCACCAGCAACGCGGTCAACCTCACCGACGGCCTCGACGGGCTGGCCATCGGCCCGGCCATGCTTACCGCCGCCTCCTTCGCCGTCATCGCCTACATGACCGGCCATGTCCACTTCGCCAACTACCTGGGCATTCGCTACGTGGCCGGAGCCGGTGAACTCACGGTCTTCTGCGGCGCCATGGTGGGCGCGGCGCTGGGCTTTCTCTGGTTCAACACCTATCCCGCCCAGGTCTTCATGGGCGACGTGGGCGCCCTGGCTCTGGGCGCCGCCCTGGGCTGCATCGGCCTCATCACCCAGCACGAAATCGTGTTGATGGTCGTCGGCGGCATCTTCGTCATCGAGACCCTCTCGGTCATCGTGCAGGTCGCCTCCTTCAAACTGGTGGGCAAACGGGTCTTCCGCATGGCCCCCATCCATCACCATTTCGAACTCAAAGGCTGGGCCGAGCCGAAAATCATCGTGCGCTTCTGGATCATCTCCATCATCCTGGCGCTGGTTGGCCTCTCCACCCTGAAGATCCGCTAA